DNA from Danio aesculapii chromosome 10, fDanAes4.1, whole genome shotgun sequence:
cacacacattctaccGATCAAAAGTTTGTggatttgttttttcctttttgttttttttttttttttttttttttttttttttttttggaagaagaAAATTatcctgttttattattatttattatccagttttattattattcctgtttattcatatttaaatatatatatttatatatttatttatttatttatttatttatttatttatttatttattaaaatttttaataactgcttattgtatgtagtttcaaatggaATTATTACtcgttatttttacttttattactgttacattaataataataataatactaataataatcataatcataatcataacaataatcctaataataataattaatattagagttatttctgaagcatcctgtgactggagtaatgaagctgaataatcatctttaaaatcattgaaataaataattaaattaaatgataaactatttttgaacagttattttgtagtttaataacatttcacgcttttacaatgtgtactgtatttttgatataataaatgcagccttggtgagcaggagtagcttattttaaaacatttaaaaatcatactgaccccaaacttttgaccggtagtgtattaaAAGTATCAGTTTTGGACACAAGATTTCTGCCCAACAGCAACAATTGTGGTATAATACCATAAAGACAGATTGCGTTGTATTTGCATAGTAACTTAGCCTAATAACATCATCAGCGAATAAAGGAGGAAATTAAGTTGTGTGGAAACATTGGACAGCAAATGTAATGTGCAAATACTGTAGAGAAACTGTAATTATGTAAAACGCCTCCATATGTTCTCGTATTTAGGGCAACTGTGCTGAGAACACGGCTAAGAACAGCAGCATCTCCAGGGAGGAGCAGGACGCTTTTGCTATCAAATCCTACAGCCTCAGCAAAGCAGCGTGGGAgtccggcatcctggccaaagaGGTGGTTCCTGTAAGCATCCCGCAGAGAGGTCGGTTTCACTGCAGGATCTATTCATTTACACACCATATCCCAAAAACACCTATACGATAGGTGATACTATAacgtctgtttgtttttattctcaaatttttaattcatttttctttattgaatacTTTTAACTGTAAAGGATTTAATGTGGAGTGAGAGGAGATGAATGCTTTTgttgtttgtaaacatttaattttaatgctATCGAAAgcctatatataataatatatatatatattatttctaaatCTAATTATAAGCTGTTACACttatctgtgtgtttttgttttcccttaatgaTGCCGTTTTGATCCAGTGTGACCTGTTTTCCAGAAAGTATAGTAATGACTTTAAAATATGCTCTCTCAATTCTCAGGAAAACCAGATGTTGTTGTGAAGGAAGATGAAGAGTATAGGAAGGTCGACTTCAGCAAAGTCCCCAAACTGAAGGCTGTCTTCCTAAAAGAAAACGGTACAATattcatgcattaaaaaaaagtgtatttaattaTACTTAGTTATAATTAGCTGCATTCAATTAAATGATCTAAAACTAAAAAACCTCTGGTTTTATGACCATGATGttttattaaagagatagttcaccctaaaatgataatttactcactatttacttgccCTCAAGTGTTTTCTGACttttctgagtttctttttttcctgttaaaaaataaagaagatattttgaagaatgcttaaaacctgtaaccattgactgctgTAGCAggaaaaattaataatatggaagtcaatggttacaggttttcagcatgcttcaaaatatcttcttttctgtttaactgaagaaagaaactcataaacgtttgaaacaagtaaagggtgagtcaatacgtttttgggtgaaccagccctttaaaagcacattttaataatcataatttatatgttagttatttttaatatgcatgttttaattttttgttttgatataaAGAGCATAATAAAAAGTGAATCCTCTGTGTTACAGGCACTGTGACGGCAGCTAATGCTAGTACACTAAACGATGGCGCAGCAGCTCTTGTGCTCATGACGGCAGATGCAGCGCAGAGACTCAACGTCACACCACTTGCAAAGATCGTTGGTGAGGCCATTTACTCATCAAGAGCAAAATATTCATTTAGCAAACATATGGAGAGCAGGTTTTCTAATTAAATCCACACTTAGATTTCAGCCACAGTTTTATCATCTGATACAAATTTaagaaatcctaaaagattcctgaaatccaaggctaaaatcagtgatctttgatcgttggacatgttcacagacagccacTTAATGCCCATTTTTCCTCCAATGAAGTTCtagcagtgtcagaagatttcagacactctctTGCATTGTGACAACAGTTGCAATGAGCGTCAATCCAAAAACCAATTTGAGCGCcgaatctgatgacgcaatccatgcgacaattcaaatgccCGCAGGGAAATtctttcttcctggttttattattgagacatgctgtgtgcaaaattgctgctacagattgtttacgtttgttGTGAGTTATCGTTTCAGAACGCAGGGTAGTGGAAGTGCcacgggtggatgacgtcaaactccgggggAGTTTTCCTTCTGTGTTTTGCGCATTTTCATtgttgttcagtctgacattatggcagctgagatcttacagtgtgacatgggagccatgtttaTGCAGTCTGGCATGCTACAATTGtgcaggattataaaaaaaagcaGCGTGAGCCGGCCTTTAGATGTACTTTTAATGGAACGTTCTCCCAAAAATGTGATTTCTGTCATTTAGTCACTCTTCACTTGTGTctaacctgtatgagtttcttctgttgtacactgaagaagatcttttgaaaaattttggaaacctgtcaccattgacttccaaagtattctCTTTGCCTTCTATGCAAGTCAGAATCTTTTTTCTGGAcatactttaaatgaaatattttttaaatgtgaatccatctaaaatagtattttttattattattttattattgtaaatattattattatttttttaatttttattaaaaggaaaccttaaaaagATTTAGATTTGGATATTTAgcgtatatattatcattattattatgtatgtattttaccttgtatattatttattgctgttgatgacttttaattgttagaatattttcataattatataaaattatatttataaaatgtggtaaacttgatctattttttttttgccatgacatagccatagaagctgaaatggcagtaaaattaaaactctctctctctatgcaAGTCAGTGGATGAAATAGCTATGAGTTgctaatgtggcaataaataaacaaactcaaaCTCATGTAAGTCAGTGGCTACCATTTTCCAAAACTCTTTAAACTATCTTCTTTTTGTGGAAGTAGAagaagaaactcgtaaaggtttgaaaccacttgaggtagAATAAATGATGAGTAAGTATTCATTTGTGGATGAACTATCAAGCCATACaaagtctccagaatgtgtctgtaaagtttctacgtgcctttctgcgtgccttaatctcctacctcggctgcgtcagacaacagacagacttaaagtaaatgatgagtaaatattaatttgtggatgaactatcactttaacttaaaaaaaatgtaaataagttgttgcagaatataaatatgaataagtaagttttgaaaaaaaatattgcaaggTGATAAAATAATTAAAGCCATACAAAGATAGTAGTTGCTTTCtctttaagtatttttaatagCCTACCCATTATTTTTGCATAGCAATACTCTCAAACTGACCTCAAAAGTTCTAGACTCCATAGCAGCTTTTTCATTTGCCAAGGAATGCAGGAAAGCTGAATGAGTAACATGTAAAACAACTAATCAcaatttgctttgttaaacaccATATTTAGGGGTGTGAAAACTTACAACCAATAAGATTAAAACTTTCCAAGTGTTTCCCATTATGTGCACCTTAATCATCAAACATTTAGCCAACTGTCTGTGTGGATCATGAAAAGaagattattagccctcctgtgaaatgtttattatttttttaaatatttcccaagtgaggattcactgtatttcctatatttttctaGTGGAGAAAGTAACATTTTAGGTTGaaataatggttcattagttaatgtttgaGAATATATTTACTAACTTTTATCGaacaattagtaattaattaacaATTAGTAATGAATTtactgtgttatttatttatctttgttaatgttacatAACTATAAATAACATTAGTTTacgttcatgttaactcacggtgcatcaactaatgttaacaagctttggattttaataatgcattagtaagtgttgaactgtgattaattAACGCTGTAAAAgatacttagttaatgttagtagtGAATACCTTTCATTTTCTGCATGATAATGATGTGCTAATTGCAGCgaaatcctatttggagaaagaaaacagctgatgaaacacagacagtcatgaaatggcctcctcagggtccagacctgaatattattgaggctgtatgagatcacctgtacagaaaaagaaagattAGACACTAAACTTAAAGAAGCCTGATATTGCAGCGCTTCCCACACATAGGctttacttgggtgggccgcccaggtatattaacggccgcccaagtacagtatatttagtgacacactttatttttttctgattattatcgtccttttacactttttttgtgtatccgcctaaaataaacaaacatccgCGAGCGATTAAGTGgcggaaaatcttctctcctttccCATTTCATACTGCTCGTTCTGTATGCACGAGACCTGTCATACCTCCCACAGTCAGTgacgtgctctgcagacccacagagacctgCACCTTTTGCGTCTTgccggggtttctaaatctactaaaatgtctgggatttggttttgcttttgttttctaaGCTATCGTTAATTTTATGCACACAGCCGCATTAGCAAGAGAGCTATTAACTAACTCATTATTCAATCTAAACGATTCTTTACTAAAAAAAGCTTTACTTGACTAAAAGTACAGGAAACTTTACTAAACACTCAGAGAGGATGAACCTTTAGAAACACCTTTTGAAATGGGTAATCtactcatttgccttatttaaataatctactcATTTTATTCTTGTAATCATCATAATTACTGtctctcatttgctgtatattttttctgttctcatttgctgtatattttattaatttgatggtcaatatatttcatattttatacatctaaaatgctttgccaatactgtacaaactggcatgccaataaagcaacctgaacttgaacGAGAGATGGAGaggagcagatttgacctgtcagtgggtgcacatgtctcctgaatagcataaaagtaagagaaacggtggattttttttgttatttcaacagtcttttcttttttacttttaacccattgaaaagaaaaggtttaaagggcacctaggtcagcccttttttcagatttaatataagtgttttgcgtctccagaatgtttctgtaaagtttcagctcaaaacacccatcagatttttttattctactttttattaaattcctatttatacattttttcactgggtggtggttttggtgtactgcgcctttaaggctagtcttcCCCGCCCACCTTTTCTacatgcctttctgcgtgccttaatctcctccctcggctgcgtcagacaacagacagacttaaaggaagcagatctcacgtagcgtttgtgagaaatactacagtaagaactttactaaTGAGTATTTATTTtgcagttgcatcgcagagtcacacacgcagagttcacgcgcacacacacagatacacgcgcacacaccgcagtagacacacacacacagacagacaaacagagcacccgtttagctttgcactctttttgcacgcaaatgtgacaggctacaggttaatctccactgctgtatgaatatctgttatgttaatgtacaaaataaacctgatttaacgtctacaaaccgggattaaagcatcttcctttataattgttctgagacgcggctttgctgatgaagtaaagctaagctaaatcgctgtaattcattaaacacatgctctgttttaaaacattttaaacttgtgaaactcactcttgatcacatttgatgatgactgatgatcctagcaaactgaacagatcttttattcctggttgctttgcgcacatctggtcttgttgttatgattatacacatgactaccgggacatgttaatacgtgcagctgtcaatcaattcagtgggcggggggaccacactcctacgtaaagttgcggtcgttctgaaaaccgctccaattggtccaccgtttttatgttgctaaattaaaaaaaaaagactgggtgtgtttatatcaccccaatatgacggtctatacacaatacatgcacatatgtctatccaaacagcttgaaaagtagatttttcaccataggtgccctttaaaacagatccttaataaataaaaatagtgttaaaaatcaaattatgttttgtttgtcgcatatagttaactatttatgtgctgtgggtaaaaggtgtgtttcaatccgactaccaccacaagtatatgtcaaacctgtgggaagcactgtattaCACACCAgaatatttcagaaaatgtctggacaattacaaaaaaactgttCAAGCTGTGCTTGGTGCCAAGGGACGCCACATTAACAtagacttttgtttgttttttgtacatatttcctgtttattttgtttgtttttaatacagtttttatttttttttgagttaTTTAAAAACTGCTAAGTTTTTAACAGTTCAACCCTCTCAAGGCAAAGTCAAACGAAACTAGTTATTACAACTCttaggtttaaaaataaaatctctgttaaacagcacttgtagTGTATTTGTACAAGCTAACTATTttatcttcaactgtatatggctcCTTTTGTCGTGTTTTCTATCCTCTCCTACACATCCGAatcacaatttaattttaattcccAGCTTTTGCTGATGCTGCCGTCGCCCCCATCGACTTCCCAATCGCTCCAGCCTTCGCCGTGCCCAAGGTCAGCTCATATTATTGCTTGGCTAAAGAGTTTTTAAAGTCCTTTGCTGTAATAACATCAGGTTTGCGCAGGTCCTGAAGGCGGCCGGCATTAAGAAGGAAGACATCGCCATGTGGGAGATCAATGAAGCCTTCAGTGTCGTGGTTCTGGCCAACATCAAGATGCTGGACATCGACCCGGACAGAGTCAATATCAACGGAGGAGCCGTTTCCCTCGGACATCCAATTGGGTAAATATATGCACCGTCCCATGCATCACTACATTGACTTCCTGTAATTAGATTTGCGCAGTAATTAATATGTTGCCTTTTTTGTGGGGGGGGGTTTCTAGAATGTCAGGGGCGAGAATCGTAGGACACATGGTGCACAATCTGAAATCGGGACAGTTCGGCTTGGCAGGAATCTGCAATGGAGGGGGCGGGGCTTCCTCCATTCTGATCCAGAAATTTTAGATTGCTCTTGAAGgtatagttcacgcaaaaaattatgattttctCACTATCcactcaccctcaggtggtttcaaacctttgttatacacaaaaggagatgttttgaagaatgctgaaaacctgtaatcattgacttccatagtaggagtaGGGCTGGGTATTgagttcaatactttttaagactttGGGATGGATATTCATCATGCCGACACGGTCCAAAAGTGAgcgctctctctttctttctgtctacAAAAAAGGTCGTTCATGTTTTTCACTTAGAAAAAAAATAGGCAAACgcattcattttaataatgtatgtTCAATATCTCAGAAGGTAGTATTTATTGTGCGAACTTGTTGTATCTACACTGCTCATTGTAAATGAGTACAAATGAGTATTTAATGTTGTTGTCAAAGTAATGATTTGATTACAGGGATATATCGGTTACTGCAATAAAAGAGACTGTTGATTGTTTTTGTTGGTGCTGTATGTGATTTCTGTTTAATTGTGTAgcgaaatgctttgaaatgtgcagtttatATTCAAAGTTTgccgtaatctcaactgaaacaggcatagagtagctcctcccctttaaaaaaatagccaatagcattttgttttatcacagctgtgccagtgagagtggttgagctcaagtgcatcaaatgaaaaggttGTTAAcgagattttttttacattatttaataaatttattcattgtattttattaactttaatcACCCAACCCTATACCTAaccatcacaataatgtaaaaaaaaaacagtaatcatacagagtattattcatattatttataaaattacccattaaattatattttattaatgtctacttttaccccaaccttaaacctacccctcacagtaatgtaaaaatattaatgttgTAGAGTGTCACAAGATGGTGCTATATTGATGTATCCATAGCTGTATACCCATCTTGACTTTaccaaatgaaaagcaaatgtgaagcgtcttgaagggggcggggcacgTCAGATACTAGAGGGTTTGATTGgttaagatttgatgagaaactggaGTATGAGTTgatgtaaaaaaactaaacaaaacgttGATCTATTTAGGCAGATGTGACTAACTGCCAGCATTGGATGTTTATTAGGTTTATTTCTTCACAATGCGAATTTTGTCTCTTGTTTTTAGCAAAATAGCTTACAACTAGCATATTGATACGAACATCTGATAAACTGGATTTTGATATCACCTTTAATAAGACACCGCAGTTCTTCTGAATGAACACCAGATGGCGCTCGTGCTTTGAAATTCAGAGATTccaacttttattttgtgtttgttattatttttgtgtcaTCTGAACGCATTACAAATTATTTTCAGGTAATATCTCAATAATTCGTGGCTCTCCGATGTCATTTAATGGTCACATGATATGCAGGTAAGTGGATAGAGTTTTTCTTATGtgtttagttttgctttgttttattttagaatgATTTAGATGTAGGGCtgcatgactttttattttatttatttatttatttttatatgcaggtttttttttttttttttttttattaaatcaaataattgttATTGTTTAGTCTACTGTTGGACTGGTCAGGGGAAAAACTGGTAACCAGGCCCAACATTGCACGCACCTCAAGCTTTACCTTTGAAATTATATGGAATTTGGGTGTGGAAAAAAGGAGAGGAAAAacgaaataaacaaaaataataaaaaaattaacaaataaatttgaTAGAAACAGAAAAGGAGAATGAACAGAACTAAAGGGGAATAAAGAAGTATGTAAATAACGATTTATAATGTGGAGAAGTATTAATAAGATTAATATGacatactttgttttgtttttttccatttaatttatttatttttaattagatttgatattaaagacatttttttttctttttttacctcTACCTGACCCCCTCTCCCCCCTCCCCTCTTGTTTATGTACTGATGAAGGTGTTGTTGGGGAATGGCTTCAGGCAAAGAGAATCTTCAATGGAGATGAATTCTGTTAATACATTTTTCCAGGATGAGATGTGAATGGTATTTCTTGATTTCCAGTTCATGAGGATAGTTTTCTTGGCAATAGTTAGCGCCACCAGTAGTGATTgaccatttgtattatttatatctattgtGGATATGTCACCTAATATGCAGAGGGAAGGAGACAGTGGGATGTGATATCCCATTAAGTTGGAGAGTGAGGCAGTTACCTTTTcccaaaatgttttaattgaattgCAATGCCATAAGGCGTGAAGATACGTGTCTGGGGTGTTTTGTGTGCAATGTGAACATATTTCTGACGTGAAACCCATTTTGAATAATTTCTGCCCAGTTAGATGTGATCTGTGAAGTACTTTATACTGTATAAGTTAGCATTTTTAGTCAtggaaaatgtgtttttgcaaatttgagtCCAGAGTGCAGCATTGGGAGTGATGGATAAGTCTTTTCCCATTTAGCAGTTGGTAGAACTAATGCATTGTCTGGTTTTGATATCATTTTGTATATGTGGGAGGGCAATTTTTTGTAGtaagatatattaataatagcCAAACGACTTGAATATATTGTgaatatttttcaacataatattaaatatattgaaatatattgaaATTTGAGAAGCTATGTGATGATCATTTCATTTTGTAGCATAAAGttaaacaaaattacaaattagagttaaagttattattatctttatacgTAAAgattagtacactgaaaaaaatactggttgcctttatttttaagctgaatcaaattaaccttatgagtccatagaactaatattatgttaaactgacttaaaactgcttgtgtaacttattaaattaagttagaacatgattaacttagtttaataagttacaattaacTAAAGATATGCTGTCATGACggacgacgcagtggcgcagtaggtagtgctgtcgcctcacagcaagaaggtcgctggttcaagccatggctgggtcagttggcgtttctgtgtggagtttgcatgttgtccctgtgttcgcgggggtttcctctggatgctccggtttccctcacagtccaaagacctgtggtacaggtgaattgggtatatagtgtatgagtgtgtatggatgtttcccagagatattttgcagctggaagggcatccgctgcgtgaaacatatgctggataagtttaagttcattccgctgtggcgatcccggattaataaagggactgagccaaaaagaaaatgaataaacaaatgttgtcatgactaattgttcatatatatttttatagtgtataaaGTCTaagttattttatagttattattttctcatgtttattcagtttttaggaAGCCATTTAATTGAAGTATTAAAAATAATGCAGCTTGTAATAATTATAGATATTGTTTAGAATAATTATTGCACCATCATTGTCTTATATCAATTAATTAAGAATGAGAAAAGAAATGGGCTGAATAGTTGTCAAATACAGCATATTGTAAAAAGTATATTGAATTATAATAATTTCTTTTTAGAAAAGACTGCTTTAGAAAACTCACAGTTTcaaacatttggaaaaaaaacatgaacaaattattaataataattttaattattaaaatcgtattaataaaataaagagacaactgtataaaaacaacaaataagtttaaaaatagttgtaaataatctttattattatgtgtaaaatgtattgaatattaaaatgatatttaataaattCTTAAAGGTTTGGTTAACATAGAAATAactaattttaatttacatttctatAATCCTTTAATTGCAAAATGTAAGCTAATAGAAGctaaataatttcaaaaatagAACCTATTTTAGAACCATTTATAATATTGCTTTTTCTTACCATAAATTTGGTATTTATACAAGAAACTTTGTACATGACTTAAATTTTTGCACTTGACAAATTGGATAACATTGTAAACTTCACTCAAACTCAACTCAAATTGATATTTTAACAGTGCCTATAACCAGTACATGaaattattataatcataatctgtatgctaataataataataacaattaatttttatCTATCgcctttaaaacttaattctcaaagcgctttacacaaaaaaaatacagatataaaaacaattatagagcaacattcattcattaattttctttcatttattaatctggggtcaccacagcggaatgaatcgccaatttatccagcatatgttttacgcagcagatgcccttccagctgcaacccatcactgggaaacatccatacactctcattcacacacatacactacggccaatttagcttacccaattcacctatagcatatgtgtttgggcttgtggaggaaacccacacgaacacggggagaacatgcaaactccacacagaaatgccaactggcccaaccgaggctcgaagcagcgaccttcttgctgtgaggcgacagcgctacccactgcgccaccgcgctgccCTAAAATTGGATCatataaaacagataaaacattaaaatatctagaaacataaaacaaaccaaGAATGCACACCTCACGAATAGGCGAGTGTAAAGTATAGTGTGTTTTCCTGCTGCAATAAAATGCTCATTGCGTATTGCTGATGCAGCCGGTTAATGTGTATCGCGACATCACGTCACAACCggttaggaaatactgtgatagTTAACATTTAGATCTTTCCATTGAATATAGTTCAGGTCCAAACTGCACTGAAGTCTGTTAACTTTCCCTGCATGGACAAGAAAACCAGATGTTTCTCAATGTGTCTTATTTCATGCAGAGGAAAGATAGTCACACAGCTTTGACATGAGgttgaataaataataacagaatttttaggTATTATCACATTAAAGCAACAGTAAAATCAGCCATCAGTATAATTTAATAATCAGTAATCTTCATATTGTAAGTGTCAATTTAATATGAGCATacctttataaaaatataacaggAAAAACCACAGTGCACACGTActgtatctttaaataaatacattcatgttATTACTGCACATGATTTATGGTGTTTTGACTAATGAACTCGTGTTGCTTAATTTTTCAGGTTGCGTACAgttatgatattaataataattatgattatttagcATATTTTGGTCTAAGATGTTATTGTGTCGGCAGTGTAATTGAATATAGATACAGTGGGGgaagtaagtattgaacacatcaccatttgttttcagaaaacatatttctaaaggtgacttgaaattttccctggatgttaataacaaccaaagaaatccatatttgcaaagaaaacaaaactaactttacaaatgaagttatgtgtaataaaatgaagtgacacagaaaaaaaggattgaacacatgaagaaagggaggtgcagaaaggcagtgaaagcccagacagcagctgaaatctctcagtaattcctcagcaactctctgccctttgccattgtaaatgaatatcagctgcttcagtccaacatctatttcattttttttttcacagacgtCAACAGAGTGtacaaatcttgatggttctgtgggtctctatcaaatctgagctttattttgtattttataatggGTTCAATattgttaattgttttaataGTTGTTTTCTCTGACAGTATTTAAGGGAACTGTTAAGATTTTTTTCTAGTTTATTCATTGTTTTGGGTAATTTCAGCCCTCTATAGCCTTCAAAGAGCACAAAAAGAAGAAGATGTTTAGCAGAATGTTGAGTTCTCATTTGCCATAAATGAGAGATTGTGTTCAGTTTATTGTTTAAATATGACAGTATTTAAAGGAGCAGCTAATATATTTctagtttattaattgttttcgGTAATTTCAGACCTCTATAAGGTTCATAGAGAACAAACAGAAGATGTTTAGCAGAATGTTGAGTTCTTATTTGCCATAAATGAGAGATTGTGTGCAGTATTTAAAGGAGCAGCTAATATATTTCTAATTAAttttttgagggggggggggggtatttcaGACCTGTTTAACCTTTATATAGCACAAAAAGatgatgtttagcagaatgtTCACTTCTTATTTTCCATCAATGGAGGATTGTGTTCAGTTTATTGTTTGTTATGACCGCATTTAAAGGAACAGCtaatatttttctaatttattaaattttgtgGGGTAATTTCAGCCCTCCATAACCTTCATAGA
Protein-coding regions in this window:
- the acat1 gene encoding acetyl-CoA acetyltransferase, mitochondrial; translation: MTSRALYSTRSQLCRHLAHKYLGRSYSTRPSLNEVVIVSAVRTPIGSFKGSLSTLPATKLGSIAIKGAIEKAGIPVEEVKEVYMGNVLQAGEGQAPTRQALLGAGLPLSTPATTINKVCASGMKSIMLASQSLMCGHQDVMVAGGMESMSQVPYIMAREAPPYGGVKMEDLIVKDGLTDVYNKFHMGNCAENTAKNSSISREEQDAFAIKSYSLSKAAWESGILAKEVVPVSIPQRGKPDVVVKEDEEYRKVDFSKVPKLKAVFLKENGTVTAANASTLNDGAAALVLMTADAAQRLNVTPLAKIVAFADAAVAPIDFPIAPAFAVPKVLKAAGIKKEDIAMWEINEAFSVVVLANIKMLDIDPDRVNINGGAVSLGHPIGMSGARIVGHMVHNLKSGQFGLAGICNGGGGASSILIQKF